From Bombus vancouverensis nearcticus chromosome 15, iyBomVanc1_principal, whole genome shotgun sequence, the proteins below share one genomic window:
- the ZnT63C gene encoding solute carrier family 30 member 1 translates to MGRYTGKKCRLLTMLWLTGLFFLVEIVVGYLTNCMALIADSFHMLSDVAALVVAFLSVKMSPKKWSKNTFGWARAEVLGALVNAVFLVALCFSITVEACKRFIEVEEIHEAKLLVGVGALGLLVNIIGLCLFHEHRSSHAHSHGISRSHNRLSTLVGTDDNENDDSYRPSTPQVKRTHGHVHDASQMNMRGVFLHVLSDALGSVIVIVSALIVWLTEWKYRFYIDPALSLLIVILILQSVWPLLQESALILLQTVPTHIQVDAIQQRLLENVDGVLAVHEFHVWQLAGDRIIASAHIKCRNLSEYMKIAEQVKEFFHNEGIHSTTIQPEFIDYHSNSEVKETPTEDCVLDCPKTDKPCNHATCCGPSKQGRETPSPGETPYMCRQRNSLARSTGSIGGTEQQEVNEMERGHLLSLPASHHSVQLPHSHVNTPVV, encoded by the exons ATGGGTCGTTACACAGGAAAGAAATGTCGTTTATTAACGATGTTATGGCTCACCGGTCTATTTTTCCTAGTCGAAATAGTTGTGGGCTACCTAACAAACTGTATGGCTTTGATAGCTGACAGTTTTCATATGTTGTCTGATGTAGCAGCTTTGGTCGTTGCATTTCTTTCCGTCAAG ATGTCACCAAAGAAATGGTCCAAAAACACATTTGGTTGGGCCAGAGCTGAAGTTTTAGGAGCTTTAGTCAACGCCGTTTTTTTAGTCGCATTGTGTTTCAGTATTACCGTGGAGGCGTGTAAAAGATTTATCGAAGTAGAAGAAATACATGAAGCGAAATTGCTTGTAGGGGTTGGAGCACTTGGATTATTAGTGAATATTATTGGATTATGTCTCTTTCATG AACATAGGAGTTCTCATGCACATTCGCATGGCATATCTCGAAGTCACAACCGATTGAGTACTCTAGTAGGAACGGATGACAATGAAAATGATGATAGTTATAGGCCATCGACGCCACAAGTCAAAAGGACACACGGCCATGTACACGATGCGAGTCAAATGAATATGCGCGGTGTGTTTCTTCATGTACTCTCGGATGCACTAGGATCTGTGATTGTGATAGTCTCTGCTTTAATTGTTTGGCTGACAGAATGgaaatatag ATTTTACATTGATCCAGCTCTCTCGCTCTTaatagttattcttattttacaATCGGTATGGCCATTACTCCAAGAATCTGCACTGATTTTATTGCAGACTGTACCGACACATATTCAG GTGGATGCCATTCAGCAACGTTTACTAGAAAACGTAGACGGTGTTTTGGCTGTACATGAATTCCATGTGTGGCAGTTAGCTGGTGATCGTATTATCGCTTCAGCGCATATAAAATGCAGAAATTTGTCAGAATATATGAAAATAGCTGAGCaagtgaaagaattttttcaTAACGAGGGCATACATTCTACGACAATTCAACCTGAATTTATTGAT TACCACTCTAACAGCGAGGTCAAGGAAACACCGACCGAAGATTGTGTACTAGATTGTCCAAAGACTGACAAGCCTTGTAATCATGCAACATGCTGTGGTCCTTCTAAACAG GGTCGTGAAACTCCATCACCTGGAGAAACACCGTACATGTGCAGACAACGAAACAGTCTTGCACGTTCCACTGGTTCAATAGGAGGAACCGAACAGCAGGAAGTAAATGAGATGGAACGCGGACATTTGTTATCACTGCCCGCTTCACATCACTCCGTCCAACTTCCACATTCACATGTTAATACACCGGTTGTCTAA